A genome region from Coraliomargarita parva includes the following:
- the lexA gene encoding transcriptional repressor LexA: MKDLTQRQKEILEFIEHHEWRNGYWPSIREIQEKFNFASTNAVMGHLRALEKKGVIERIAGQARTFRIHRPEESDLPDIPDDATEVVDVPVYGAIAAGYPDRVEPAGEIGRLQVDIRTAGFGNRRTSFALQVRGESMVDAEIYDGDMVIIEPREPRDGDIVAALIDHETTLKRYIKKPGEPPYLKAENKFYPELYPITELTVQGVAKAVVRSL; encoded by the coding sequence ATGAAAGACCTGACCCAGCGGCAGAAGGAAATCCTCGAATTCATCGAGCACCACGAATGGCGCAACGGCTACTGGCCCAGCATTCGTGAGATCCAGGAAAAGTTCAATTTCGCCAGCACCAACGCCGTCATGGGGCATCTCAGAGCTCTGGAGAAGAAAGGCGTGATCGAGCGGATCGCCGGTCAGGCCCGAACCTTCCGGATCCACCGACCGGAAGAGAGCGACCTGCCCGACATTCCGGACGACGCGACCGAAGTCGTGGACGTCCCGGTTTATGGTGCCATTGCCGCAGGCTACCCTGACCGGGTGGAACCGGCCGGCGAGATCGGTCGCCTGCAGGTCGACATCCGCACCGCCGGTTTCGGCAACCGCCGCACCAGTTTTGCACTTCAGGTACGCGGGGAGAGCATGGTCGACGCGGAAATCTACGATGGCGACATGGTGATCATCGAGCCACGCGAGCCACGTGACGGCGACATCGTGGCGGCGCTCATCGACCACGAAACGACGCTCAAGCGCTACATCAAGAAGCCCGGCGAACCGCCCTACCTGAAGGCGGAAAACAAATTCTACCCCGAATTGTATCCGATCACCGAGCTGACCGTGCAAGGCGTGGCCAAGGCGGTGGTTCGGAGCCTGTGA
- a CDS encoding sodium:solute symporter family transporter: MAIEYVTLAIYLGLLLVLGGMFAKFNKNLSDFARGGAQGTWWLVGSSILMSSISAFTFTGNASAAYESGPSLLVIYLANILGFAMGAFFLGPWLRQTRAVTTVDVVRARYGTSVEQLSAYTGLILGPISAAIQLYALSLFASTTLELPLVPVMIVIGIIVTFYSTTGGKWAVMATDFIQATVVFTITLLVCYLSLKAIGGFGEFFSYFKDPRFASDYQFINAPGDFDNGRFTLKWAIIVFLMQLNGQISLTIAGRYISTRDGKEASRAGWLGFVLMCIGSAVWFIPPMIARFLYEGELVASGVEKAAESSYAFIAMKLLPNGMVGMLIAAMFAATMSSMDTGLNNQVGVLARNIIPRLRSLFGRREPLDSKVELRICQIATVCLGIIIACYAYLIANQEKVALFDSYLIIASIIGIPMGFPMLVGLWVKKLPKWSYFPVFGACLVPSVWSFIDGKLNGSQWTIQERAMWIFIFGAIATVICRMLAFKTPLKQQEEIKAFYTTMKTPVDFDKEIGRSPVDYEQYFVLAKAAFVTGTLVLLILLVPNEWSGRLYISGVAASILSIGLLLVWGGKRVKARHQMPTANEDLSTLPSSTTVSGDCPTSQIPEKVRL, encoded by the coding sequence ATGGCTATCGAATATGTCACCTTGGCAATCTACCTCGGTCTACTCCTCGTGTTGGGCGGGATGTTTGCCAAGTTTAACAAGAACTTAAGCGACTTTGCCCGAGGCGGTGCGCAGGGGACTTGGTGGCTCGTTGGCAGCAGTATACTGATGTCGTCGATCAGTGCATTCACCTTCACCGGGAATGCCTCAGCTGCTTATGAAAGTGGCCCCTCTCTGTTGGTGATCTATTTGGCCAATATATTGGGATTTGCCATGGGCGCCTTCTTCCTTGGGCCCTGGCTTCGTCAGACACGTGCAGTTACCACTGTGGATGTCGTTCGAGCCCGATACGGAACCTCGGTAGAACAGTTGTCCGCCTACACGGGGTTGATCCTCGGCCCCATCAGCGCAGCGATCCAGCTCTATGCCTTATCCCTCTTTGCCAGCACGACGCTCGAACTTCCCTTGGTTCCGGTTATGATCGTGATTGGCATTATCGTTACCTTCTATTCCACCACGGGTGGAAAATGGGCTGTCATGGCCACCGACTTCATTCAAGCGACCGTGGTGTTCACGATCACACTTCTAGTCTGTTATCTATCGCTCAAGGCAATTGGTGGCTTCGGCGAGTTTTTCTCCTATTTCAAGGATCCTCGATTTGCTTCGGACTATCAATTTATCAACGCGCCAGGTGATTTCGATAACGGACGTTTTACGCTAAAATGGGCGATCATTGTTTTTCTGATGCAGCTCAACGGCCAAATCAGCCTCACGATTGCGGGGCGTTATATTTCCACACGCGATGGTAAAGAAGCTTCCCGTGCCGGTTGGCTGGGCTTTGTTTTAATGTGTATCGGTAGCGCGGTTTGGTTCATCCCGCCGATGATCGCGCGTTTCTTGTATGAAGGGGAGCTTGTTGCTTCGGGCGTAGAGAAAGCCGCTGAAAGCTCATATGCATTCATTGCGATGAAGTTGTTGCCAAATGGTATGGTCGGCATGCTGATTGCAGCCATGTTCGCTGCAACGATGAGCAGTATGGACACCGGCTTGAATAACCAAGTTGGTGTCTTGGCTCGCAATATTATCCCGCGGCTAAGGAGTCTCTTTGGGCGCCGAGAACCTCTCGATTCGAAGGTTGAGCTACGTATCTGTCAGATCGCTACAGTCTGTCTGGGGATCATCATTGCTTGCTACGCCTACCTGATCGCCAACCAGGAAAAAGTCGCACTCTTCGACTCTTATCTGATTATCGCCTCGATTATCGGCATACCCATGGGCTTTCCCATGCTCGTGGGCTTATGGGTTAAGAAATTGCCCAAATGGTCCTACTTCCCGGTCTTTGGAGCCTGTCTGGTTCCGTCGGTTTGGTCTTTTATTGATGGCAAACTGAACGGTTCCCAATGGACGATCCAGGAGCGGGCAATGTGGATTTTTATTTTTGGAGCGATTGCCACCGTGATCTGCCGCATGTTGGCTTTTAAGACACCGCTGAAGCAGCAGGAGGAAATCAAGGCATTCTACACGACGATGAAAACACCGGTGGATTTCGACAAGGAAATCGGAAGATCTCCTGTGGACTACGAACAGTATTTCGTGCTCGCGAAAGCGGCTTTTGTTACCGGAACCCTCGTCCTGCTGATCCTATTGGTTCCAAATGAATGGTCTGGGCGACTTTATATTTCTGGAGTCGCTGCGAGTATACTTTCGATTGGCTTGCTTCTGGTTTGGGGAGGCAAACGAGTGAAGGCGAGACACCAGATGCCAACTGCGAATGAAGACCTGAGCACACTCCCTTCGTCCACCACAGTTTCTGGCGATTGTCCAACGAGCCAGATACCCGAAAAGGTCAGACTCTAG
- a CDS encoding sialate O-acetylesterase: MIQTKDFQRYARSVIAAIVSCSLFSSAIALAQDKEFQIPDKDHFHLYLLAGQSNMAGRGEVDVQSKIPYPRVLMLDQSGKWVPARDPVHYDKPAAGVGPGRTFAAALTELDDSIVIGLIPAACGGSSITTWVPGGYHDQTHSHPYDDAIARTRRAMEDGTLKAILWHQGESDSKSPNSEQYKERLITLIQRFREEFQDPGLPFVIGQLGQFPGRHWNSNRRAVDQAQREVAEELYHVGFVSSDGLSCLPDKTHFNTESQREFGRRYAAVYMQLIHAVEEN; this comes from the coding sequence ATGATACAGACAAAGGATTTTCAGCGTTATGCCCGAAGTGTCATTGCGGCCATTGTCAGTTGCTCTCTCTTCAGTTCAGCGATCGCCCTTGCTCAGGACAAAGAGTTTCAAATCCCGGATAAAGATCATTTCCATTTATACTTATTGGCGGGCCAGTCGAATATGGCAGGACGTGGGGAAGTGGATGTGCAAAGTAAGATTCCGTATCCGCGTGTGTTGATGCTGGATCAAAGTGGGAAATGGGTTCCCGCCAGAGACCCCGTTCATTACGATAAGCCTGCGGCCGGTGTTGGTCCGGGACGAACGTTTGCGGCGGCCCTCACCGAACTCGATGATTCGATTGTGATCGGTCTGATTCCGGCGGCGTGCGGTGGCTCCTCGATCACGACATGGGTGCCCGGAGGCTATCATGATCAAACTCATAGCCATCCCTACGATGACGCCATCGCCCGCACGCGACGAGCGATGGAGGACGGCACTTTAAAAGCTATCCTATGGCACCAGGGAGAATCCGACAGTAAGTCCCCTAATTCCGAGCAGTATAAGGAAAGGCTCATCACTCTCATTCAGCGCTTCCGGGAAGAGTTTCAGGATCCCGGTTTGCCTTTCGTTATCGGACAACTGGGGCAGTTCCCCGGACGCCACTGGAACTCAAACCGGCGCGCAGTGGATCAAGCTCAGCGTGAGGTCGCCGAAGAGTTATACCATGTCGGTTTTGTTTCCAGCGACGGCCTAAGTTGCTTGCCCGATAAAACACACTTTAACACCGAATCACAACGGGAATTCGGGCGACGTTATGCGGCAGTTTACATGCAGCTGATCCATGCCGTAGAGGAGAACTGA
- a CDS encoding fumarylacetoacetate hydrolase family protein, with protein MEIVRVELADGSICYGVEVVNRVYRLGGDLYGDYFQTEELLNPVRRLAPVEPVAIYCIGLNYREHAEEMGSALPEYPVVFMKGPASVQDPQGPILLPRHLHSDQVDYEGELAVVIGKRCKNVSKEEALDYVLGYTCANDVSARDWQKQHGGGQWIKGKGFDTFCPLGPVLVTADQIPDPQILPLRTIVNGKIRQESWTGDMIFPVAELIAFLSGSTTLLPGTVILTGTPPGVGAAAKPPYCLKPGDEVRVEITGIGVLDNPVEAECS; from the coding sequence ATGGAAATCGTGCGCGTGGAATTGGCAGATGGTTCGATCTGCTATGGGGTTGAGGTCGTCAACCGGGTTTATCGTCTGGGGGGAGACCTCTATGGTGATTACTTCCAGACCGAGGAACTGCTCAATCCGGTGCGGCGTCTGGCTCCGGTGGAACCCGTTGCGATCTACTGTATTGGCCTCAATTACCGGGAGCATGCCGAGGAAATGGGCTCGGCGTTGCCGGAGTATCCTGTGGTCTTTATGAAGGGGCCTGCTTCGGTTCAGGACCCTCAGGGGCCGATCCTGCTTCCCCGCCACCTGCATAGCGACCAGGTGGATTATGAAGGCGAACTCGCCGTGGTCATCGGGAAACGCTGTAAAAACGTCTCCAAGGAGGAGGCGCTCGACTATGTTCTGGGCTATACCTGCGCGAACGACGTCAGTGCCCGTGACTGGCAGAAACAACATGGAGGGGGGCAATGGATCAAAGGGAAGGGCTTCGATACTTTCTGCCCGCTGGGGCCGGTTCTGGTCACTGCAGACCAGATTCCGGATCCGCAGATTTTGCCCCTTCGCACCATTGTCAACGGCAAGATCCGTCAGGAGTCCTGGACTGGCGACATGATCTTCCCGGTTGCGGAGTTGATCGCCTTCCTCAGCGGCAGTACAACTTTGTTGCCTGGAACCGTCATCCTTACCGGGACGCCCCCCGGAGTCGGGGCTGCGGCAAAACCGCCTTATTGCCTCAAGCCGGGAGACGAGGTGCGTGTTGAGATTACGGGAATCGGCGTGCTGGACAACCCCGTGGAGGCAGAGTGCAGTTGA
- a CDS encoding VOC family protein, whose amino-acid sequence MPITFDHTRIRVSNLEKSIDWYCKTCGFEVLKRTDKSPSGNQLAHLQIPGSSHKLELTYSPDYEVKFPEDLVHTCIRVDDIIEYCDMLEGLDLKIDLWPENWREKFVDGNKMAFITDPDGYEVEILEHSY is encoded by the coding sequence ATGCCCATCACCTTCGACCACACCCGTATCCGCGTCTCCAATCTCGAAAAGTCCATCGACTGGTACTGCAAGACCTGCGGCTTCGAAGTGCTCAAGCGCACCGACAAGTCCCCCAGCGGCAACCAGTTGGCTCACCTTCAGATTCCGGGAAGCAGTCACAAGTTGGAACTGACCTATTCGCCGGACTACGAAGTCAAGTTCCCCGAAGACCTGGTGCATACCTGCATCCGGGTCGACGACATCATCGAATACTGCGACATGCTGGAAGGCCTCGACCTGAAGATCGACCTCTGGCCCGAGAACTGGCGCGAGAAATTTGTCGACGGCAACAAGATGGCCTTCATCACCGATCCCGACGGCTACGAAGTCGAGATTCTGGAACACTCGTATTAA
- the ndk gene encoding nucleoside-diphosphate kinase — MEETLIILKPDCMEKGVAGEVISRFEKAGFDIVAAKVMQLDGPILREHYAHVADKPFFPDIEAFMSSRPVMPMILRGENVIAKVRELLGPTNSKEAAAGTIRGDLGTDMMRNVVHASDGPETAAAEKKRFFPEL; from the coding sequence ATGGAAGAAACATTGATTATTTTGAAACCCGATTGTATGGAAAAGGGCGTCGCCGGTGAGGTGATTTCGCGCTTTGAAAAGGCTGGCTTTGATATCGTTGCCGCCAAGGTCATGCAGTTGGATGGTCCGATTCTTCGCGAGCATTATGCCCACGTGGCCGACAAGCCCTTCTTCCCGGATATCGAGGCTTTTATGAGCAGCCGTCCGGTCATGCCGATGATTCTTCGCGGCGAGAATGTGATTGCCAAGGTGCGTGAGTTGCTCGGACCGACTAATTCAAAGGAAGCCGCAGCGGGCACGATCCGTGGCGACCTCGGCACCGACATGATGCGCAATGTGGTCCACGCCTCCGACGGGCCGGAAACCGCCGCCGCGGAAAAGAAACGCTTCTTCCCTGAGCTCTAA
- a CDS encoding heparinase II/III family protein, protein MYSKPGMNKYTVSAFLALLMVLFVGACQRQSSNQTESSVPPAKTREGLDLAPSADESIEFIAALTPEPALGDETPVKPDSSHRELPPPPLPTRERIDELAAIVTAQPVGVGVPAGNREVWDRLAAQPQAGGLIKNAEQALLEPIVPITLELWQLYATNGDRKVYQDTVCSRYNRLRDLAIGEAIEYKGRFIPAIEETLTEILEQGAWSVPAHGKDIAIFNGERTVVDLAAAQLSWTLATVDYWLAESLSPDLRTQLKSEIERRVLEPYITAIRSGHPIWWMIRPNNWTAVCTGAITGAALTLEEDPTRRAEFVADAEQLLARYIDSFSDEGISEEGIGYWSFGFSHFLYASEAIRRTSNGAVDLMDNAKVFRISQSPVSLEVADGIYGAFGDQAIYDKPQKQICTFAARRYGLNTDDSQRFDQVGKGASHPLSPQLYSWIIRTFGGDAPLVSGFEVDANLLDEMDYRSWFSESQLYICRPGPGEKDAMSVAIRAGNNGESHNHNDIGSYTVVYKGIPVLVDPGMERYTSKSFSAGRYEASLNNSYGHPVPLVANRMQKVGVEGHGEVLDAEATNVADTVLVDLTRAYRSPELEKLTRSLHYLRPDGANAGSISLADHVEFNQAETFSTALITRGTFKVINATTLRVTDRGVSLYVKIDTGGKPFALSEDVVTGFAKPNRPLAQRLGIVLLEPVKNAVIDITISPTLSGIN, encoded by the coding sequence ATGTATTCCAAACCTGGCATGAACAAATACACGGTATCCGCGTTCCTGGCACTACTCATGGTGCTTTTTGTGGGAGCTTGCCAGAGGCAGAGCTCGAATCAAACAGAGAGTTCAGTTCCACCTGCTAAGACGCGTGAAGGGCTCGATCTTGCACCTTCTGCCGATGAGTCCATTGAGTTTATCGCCGCGTTGACTCCGGAGCCTGCCTTGGGAGATGAAACGCCGGTGAAGCCCGATAGCAGTCACCGTGAATTACCTCCGCCGCCGTTGCCAACACGCGAACGGATCGATGAACTGGCGGCGATCGTAACCGCTCAGCCGGTCGGCGTCGGAGTGCCTGCCGGAAATCGTGAAGTGTGGGACCGGCTTGCAGCCCAGCCGCAAGCCGGGGGGCTGATCAAGAATGCGGAGCAAGCCCTGCTTGAGCCAATCGTGCCAATCACTCTTGAATTATGGCAATTGTATGCGACGAATGGTGATCGTAAGGTCTATCAGGATACGGTCTGTTCCCGCTATAATCGTCTGCGTGATTTGGCGATCGGCGAAGCGATTGAATACAAAGGACGATTCATTCCAGCGATTGAAGAAACGCTCACTGAGATACTGGAGCAGGGGGCGTGGAGTGTTCCTGCTCACGGCAAAGATATCGCAATCTTTAACGGGGAGCGCACCGTGGTCGATCTGGCCGCGGCCCAACTCTCATGGACCTTGGCGACAGTGGACTACTGGCTTGCAGAATCTCTATCTCCTGATTTGCGCACTCAGCTAAAAAGTGAAATTGAACGCCGCGTGTTAGAGCCGTATATCACAGCGATTCGCTCCGGGCATCCCATTTGGTGGATGATAAGGCCTAACAACTGGACTGCTGTCTGCACTGGTGCGATCACCGGCGCGGCTTTAACTTTGGAAGAGGACCCGACGCGTCGGGCTGAGTTTGTCGCTGATGCCGAGCAACTGCTCGCGCGGTATATCGATAGCTTCTCCGATGAGGGAATCAGCGAAGAGGGAATCGGCTACTGGTCTTTTGGCTTCTCGCATTTTCTCTATGCCAGTGAAGCAATCCGGCGAACAAGCAATGGGGCGGTGGACTTGATGGATAACGCGAAAGTGTTTCGTATTAGTCAGTCACCTGTCAGTCTGGAAGTCGCGGATGGGATCTACGGTGCCTTTGGCGATCAGGCGATCTATGATAAACCGCAGAAGCAGATCTGCACCTTTGCCGCGCGACGATATGGGCTGAACACCGATGATTCGCAGCGTTTTGATCAGGTGGGCAAGGGGGCATCGCATCCGCTCTCGCCTCAACTATACTCTTGGATCATCCGGACTTTTGGTGGGGATGCCCCTCTCGTGAGTGGCTTTGAAGTCGATGCGAATCTTCTGGATGAAATGGATTACCGTAGCTGGTTTTCGGAAAGCCAGTTATACATTTGCCGCCCTGGGCCTGGAGAAAAGGACGCAATGAGCGTTGCGATTCGGGCAGGCAATAACGGCGAGTCACACAATCATAATGATATTGGCAGTTATACTGTGGTTTACAAAGGTATCCCGGTCTTAGTTGACCCGGGCATGGAGCGCTATACCTCGAAGTCATTCAGCGCAGGTCGATATGAAGCGAGCTTGAACAATTCCTATGGCCATCCGGTTCCGCTTGTTGCCAACCGTATGCAAAAGGTGGGTGTCGAAGGGCATGGTGAAGTTCTAGATGCGGAGGCTACGAATGTGGCCGATACTGTCTTGGTCGACTTGACTCGTGCATACCGTTCTCCGGAGCTTGAGAAGCTGACTCGTTCGCTGCATTACCTGAGACCGGACGGAGCGAATGCCGGTTCCATCTCCTTGGCTGATCACGTTGAGTTTAATCAAGCGGAGACCTTCTCGACCGCTCTTATTACCCGTGGAACATTCAAGGTTATCAATGCGACTACTTTGCGTGTTACCGACCGGGGTGTATCGCTTTATGTGAAGATCGATACCGGTGGAAAACCATTCGCGCTATCTGAGGATGTCGTGACAGGATTTGCGAAACCGAACCGGCCACTTGCTCAACGCTTGGGTATTGTTTTGCTGGAGCCGGTCAAAAATGCAGTCATCGATATTACTATTAGCCCCACACTTAGCGGAATTAACTGA
- a CDS encoding sulfatase — MPLQNSVSLIVGLLFLISPLHSKNVIFVLIDDLSPRLGSYGGPVISPHLDKLADQGVLFQHAYAQATICTPSRASIMTGMRPDAVGTRDNNYRRSRFRNYQPDVQTLPQYLQQFGYTSIGLGKTYGPPDPNSWSRKDLGEASGDEQYALPENQALFQSNIKAGKRGWFNMGPLFEAADVADDAYPDGRVTERAIEIIHELKDQPFFLYVGYQRPHRPFTAPKKYFDLYKDIQLSFPEPSGIPEDAPEVALKTHHTSAPKPGDKRYERDYAQLLGHYAAASYVDSLVGQILDTLVELELEEETLVIFTADHGFHVSENGQWDKSCLFETTCSVPLILRVPGDKAQPLKVSQTVELLDIYPTVLDFLDLPAPPQLAGKSLLPLMSGVQPSEDGYAYTEVLRNDGGKNAAMNWDGSLEGRSIRSGDYRLNRWWDTRTNEVIALELYDYSLDQPEIKNLANVPAYADIQAKLISQLNAKWPLTQNTGK; from the coding sequence ATGCCTCTGCAAAACTCTGTATCCTTAATTGTGGGACTGCTCTTCCTGATCAGTCCACTGCATTCAAAAAATGTTATTTTCGTTCTGATTGATGACCTCAGCCCTCGCTTGGGTTCTTATGGCGGTCCAGTCATATCACCCCACTTGGACAAATTGGCGGATCAAGGTGTCCTTTTCCAACATGCTTATGCCCAAGCGACCATTTGCACTCCTTCGCGGGCAAGTATCATGACAGGGATGAGACCGGATGCCGTCGGCACCCGTGACAATAATTACCGCAGATCCCGGTTTAGGAACTATCAACCTGATGTTCAGACTTTACCCCAGTATCTGCAGCAATTCGGCTACACTTCAATCGGATTGGGAAAAACCTATGGTCCGCCGGATCCGAATTCCTGGTCGCGAAAAGATTTGGGCGAAGCGTCGGGTGATGAGCAATATGCTTTGCCGGAAAACCAAGCACTCTTTCAATCGAATATAAAGGCCGGGAAACGGGGCTGGTTTAATATGGGGCCTCTCTTTGAAGCTGCGGATGTGGCCGATGACGCCTATCCTGATGGACGTGTGACGGAACGTGCGATCGAGATTATACATGAATTGAAAGATCAACCCTTCTTTCTCTACGTCGGCTACCAGCGTCCGCATCGTCCCTTTACCGCGCCAAAGAAATACTTCGATCTCTATAAAGACATCCAGCTTTCCTTCCCGGAGCCGAGTGGCATCCCTGAAGATGCTCCCGAGGTTGCACTGAAGACGCACCATACCTCAGCGCCCAAGCCTGGAGATAAACGCTATGAGCGTGATTATGCCCAACTGCTCGGACACTACGCTGCTGCCAGCTATGTCGATAGTCTTGTTGGGCAGATTCTTGATACTTTAGTCGAACTCGAACTCGAAGAGGAGACACTAGTCATCTTTACCGCCGATCACGGTTTTCATGTGAGTGAGAACGGACAATGGGATAAATCCTGTCTTTTTGAGACAACCTGCTCGGTGCCCTTGATTCTTCGGGTGCCGGGCGATAAGGCTCAACCATTGAAGGTTTCGCAAACTGTGGAGCTGCTTGATATTTATCCGACGGTATTGGATTTTCTGGATTTACCTGCTCCTCCCCAGCTTGCTGGCAAAAGCCTACTGCCTCTCATGTCGGGAGTTCAGCCTTCCGAAGACGGTTACGCCTACACGGAAGTCCTACGCAATGACGGCGGTAAGAATGCAGCCATGAATTGGGATGGTAGTCTTGAAGGACGTAGTATCCGCAGCGGCGACTATCGTCTCAATCGTTGGTGGGATACGCGGACGAATGAAGTGATCGCTCTTGAACTTTACGATTACTCGCTGGATCAGCCGGAAATCAAAAACTTAGCGAATGTCCCTGCTTACGCGGACATTCAGGCGAAACTCATTTCCCAGTTGAATGCCAAGTGGCCACTGACTCAAAACACCGGAAAATAA
- a CDS encoding type II secretion system protein, whose amino-acid sequence MLHSKQEIFNKGRDQSAFTLIELLMVIAVVAVLAAITSSVIGRVGKSSQKAVALAGLRSVGAAIQLYANDHDGYLPGPLWSTTTALYGPDDRTLGYHLASYLELPDPVSGKYEFPQVSCPLFEEIRPVPNSPAYFMQQTVKVPAGKRNPWGYQSLSQTKDEAVLPQKITNVLQGDNTVTWAMCAADALNVGNPNAGWASNLLPEPLFGDVRLQLYFDWHVEFVPVE is encoded by the coding sequence ATGCTACATTCAAAACAGGAAATTTTCAATAAGGGGCGTGATCAGTCCGCGTTTACTCTGATCGAACTACTTATGGTTATTGCAGTTGTTGCCGTTTTGGCAGCAATTACGTCTTCCGTGATCGGGCGTGTTGGCAAAAGTTCCCAGAAAGCTGTTGCGCTGGCGGGGTTACGATCAGTCGGGGCTGCGATTCAACTCTATGCGAATGATCATGATGGGTATTTGCCTGGACCCTTATGGTCTACGACTACGGCTCTATATGGTCCGGATGACCGAACACTTGGGTATCATCTTGCATCCTATCTGGAACTTCCAGATCCGGTCTCAGGGAAATACGAGTTTCCACAAGTCAGTTGCCCGTTATTCGAGGAAATACGTCCAGTGCCTAATTCTCCTGCCTACTTTATGCAACAGACAGTTAAGGTCCCTGCAGGGAAGCGCAATCCTTGGGGGTATCAGTCCTTAAGCCAGACAAAGGATGAGGCGGTTCTTCCTCAGAAAATCACTAATGTTCTACAGGGCGATAATACAGTCACCTGGGCTATGTGTGCAGCTGATGCACTTAATGTAGGAAATCCGAATGCTGGCTGGGCGTCTAACCTTCTCCCAGAGCCACTTTTCGGTGATGTCCGATTGCAACTCTACTTCGACTGGCATGTCGAGTTTGTGCCGGTGGAGTGA
- the ispF gene encoding 2-C-methyl-D-erythritol 2,4-cyclodiphosphate synthase has product MKVKTGLGLDSHRFVEDGTEKPLVLGGLVFDDAPGLSGNSDADVILHAVTDAISGVTGRTVIGAVADAMCRSGITDSKVYLKEALKDLGDWELSHLSIALECKRPKIDPKVSALRESIAGLLGLTVDDVCITATTGERLNDVGRGLGIHCTAIVTAVKE; this is encoded by the coding sequence ATGAAGGTCAAGACCGGTCTCGGGCTGGATAGTCACCGATTCGTCGAAGACGGAACGGAAAAGCCTTTGGTCTTGGGCGGACTGGTTTTTGACGATGCGCCGGGGCTGTCCGGTAATAGTGATGCCGATGTCATCCTGCATGCGGTGACGGATGCGATTTCCGGAGTCACCGGGCGCACGGTCATTGGTGCGGTTGCCGATGCGATGTGCCGGTCGGGAATTACCGACAGCAAGGTTTACTTGAAGGAGGCCTTGAAGGATTTGGGGGATTGGGAACTGAGCCATCTATCCATCGCCTTGGAGTGCAAGCGGCCCAAGATCGATCCCAAGGTGTCGGCGTTGCGTGAGTCGATTGCGGGCTTGCTGGGGCTGACGGTGGACGATGTGTGCATTACCGCAACGACCGGCGAGCGCCTGAATGATGTCGGGCGTGGATTGGGGATTCATTGCACAGCGATTGTGACGGCAGTGAAAGAGTAG